Proteins found in one Pseudomonas marvdashtae genomic segment:
- a CDS encoding M14 family metallopeptidase, with translation MQRIDHILPWSHLGTERRLSVFRYGHGPRKAYIQASLHADELPGMRTAWELKQQLNDLETQGLLKGVIELVPVANPIGLDQHLQSAHMGRFELGSGKNFNRSFVELSAPVAERIGGRLGDDLAANITLIRQTMVEVLDDLPAAPSQLEGLHRLLLRHACDADVTLDLHCDFEAAIHLYALPQQWPQWRSLAARLKARVALLCEDSGGSSFDESCSTPWLRLARIFPNAAIPAANLATTLELGSMSDTRVDQAQANCQAILGFLAEQGFIGGDWPAAPAQCCEGFPFEGTQYLFAPHHGVVSFLREAGEWVERGDPLFEVVDPLNDQVTVVRAGTSGVLFALDRGRYTQPGVWQAKIAGREPIRTGKLIND, from the coding sequence ATGCAACGCATCGACCATATCCTGCCGTGGAGCCATTTAGGCACGGAGCGCCGGCTCAGTGTGTTTCGTTACGGCCACGGTCCGCGCAAGGCATACATCCAGGCCAGTTTGCACGCCGATGAACTGCCGGGCATGCGCACGGCCTGGGAGTTGAAACAGCAACTCAACGACCTTGAGACCCAAGGGCTGCTCAAGGGCGTCATCGAGCTCGTGCCGGTGGCCAATCCCATAGGCCTTGACCAGCACCTGCAAAGTGCCCACATGGGGCGCTTCGAACTGGGCAGCGGCAAGAATTTCAACCGTTCCTTCGTCGAACTCAGCGCCCCGGTGGCGGAGCGCATCGGGGGCCGCCTGGGGGATGATCTCGCTGCCAATATCACCTTGATCCGCCAGACGATGGTCGAGGTCCTCGATGACTTGCCCGCGGCGCCTTCGCAACTCGAAGGACTGCATCGGTTGTTGCTTCGCCATGCCTGCGACGCCGACGTCACCCTGGACCTTCATTGTGATTTCGAGGCCGCGATCCATCTGTATGCCTTGCCACAACAATGGCCGCAATGGCGCTCACTGGCTGCGCGGCTGAAGGCCAGGGTGGCGTTGTTATGCGAAGATTCCGGTGGCAGCTCGTTCGACGAGTCCTGCTCCACGCCCTGGTTGCGCCTGGCGAGGATTTTCCCGAATGCGGCCATCCCGGCGGCCAACCTGGCGACGACGCTGGAACTGGGCAGCATGAGCGACACCCGAGTCGATCAGGCCCAGGCCAATTGCCAAGCCATCCTTGGATTCCTGGCTGAACAGGGCTTTATTGGCGGCGACTGGCCGGCTGCGCCAGCGCAATGCTGCGAAGGTTTCCCGTTCGAGGGCACCCAATACCTGTTCGCGCCGCATCATGGCGTGGTGAGTTTTCTGCGCGAGGCGGGGGAGTGGGTCGAACGCGGCGATCCGCTGTTTGAAGTGGTCGATCCGTTGAATGACCAGGTAACCGTTGTTCGAGCCGGAACCAGCGGGGTACTGTTTGCCCTGGATCGCGGACGCTACACCCAGCCGGGCGTTTGGCAGGCAAAAATCGCCGGGCGCGAGCCGATTCGCACGGGCAAATTGATCAACGACTGA
- a CDS encoding ABC transporter substrate-binding protein, translating into MKKLVMFGALALSVLSLSAVAEDAKPIRLGIEAGYPPFSMKTPDGKLAGFDVDIGDALCEQMKVKCTWVEQEFDGLIPALKVKKIDAILSSMTITDDRKKNVDFTIKYYHTPARFVMKEGTDVKDPLTELKGKKVGVLRASTHDRFATEVLVPAGINLVRYSSQQEANLDMVAGRLDAMLADSVNLDEGFLKTDAGKGFAFVGPTYEDAKYFGGGAGIAVRKGDKALAEKFNAAITEIRANGTYKKVQDKYFAFDVYGH; encoded by the coding sequence ATGAAGAAGCTAGTCATGTTCGGTGCCCTGGCACTGTCCGTGTTGTCCCTTTCGGCCGTGGCCGAAGACGCCAAGCCGATCCGCCTCGGGATCGAGGCAGGCTATCCGCCCTTTTCGATGAAGACCCCCGACGGCAAGCTGGCCGGCTTCGACGTGGACATCGGCGACGCGCTGTGCGAACAGATGAAGGTCAAATGCACCTGGGTCGAGCAAGAGTTCGACGGGTTGATTCCAGCGTTGAAGGTCAAGAAGATCGACGCCATCCTGTCGTCGATGACCATCACCGACGACCGCAAGAAAAACGTCGACTTCACCATCAAGTACTACCATACCCCGGCGCGTTTCGTGATGAAGGAAGGCACCGACGTCAAGGATCCGCTGACCGAGCTCAAAGGCAAGAAAGTCGGTGTGCTGCGCGCCAGTACCCATGACCGCTTCGCTACCGAAGTGCTGGTGCCGGCGGGGATCAACCTGGTGCGCTACAGCTCCCAGCAGGAAGCCAACCTGGACATGGTCGCCGGTCGCCTCGACGCCATGCTGGCCGACTCGGTCAACCTCGACGAAGGTTTCCTGAAAACCGACGCTGGCAAGGGCTTTGCCTTCGTAGGGCCGACCTATGAAGATGCCAAATACTTCGGCGGCGGCGCCGGCATTGCGGTGCGCAAGGGTGATAAGGCCCTGGCCGAGAAATTCAACGCCGCCATCACCGAAATCCGCGCCAACGGCACCTACAAGAAAGTGCAGGACAAATACTTCGCCTTTGACGTCTACGGGCATTAA
- a CDS encoding rhodanese-like domain-containing protein — MTSPVREVPAAPSDLALQHFSRRLMFETDCSDVHASQAAGDADFVLVDVRGPLAYERGHVPGAINLPTRTLTAQALAAYSKATLFVVYCAGPHCNGANKAAVRLATLGYPVKEMIGGVMGWLDEGFRLTGSVERVAEKVISCDC, encoded by the coding sequence ATGACCAGTCCCGTGCGTGAAGTACCTGCTGCCCCGTCCGATCTTGCCCTGCAACATTTCAGTCGTCGCCTGATGTTCGAAACCGATTGTTCCGACGTGCATGCCAGCCAAGCGGCAGGCGATGCCGATTTTGTGCTGGTGGATGTGCGTGGCCCGCTGGCCTACGAACGCGGGCACGTGCCAGGGGCGATCAATCTGCCAACCCGTACGCTCACCGCCCAGGCGCTAGCCGCTTATTCCAAGGCCACGTTGTTCGTGGTCTATTGCGCCGGGCCGCATTGCAACGGTGCCAACAAGGCCGCGGTGCGCCTGGCGACCCTGGGCTACCCGGTCAAGGAAATGATCGGTGGCGTCATGGGTTGGCTCGATGAGGGTTTTCGCCTGACCGGCTCGGTGGAGCGCGTGGCGGAGAAGGTCATCAGCTGCGATTGCTGA
- the ftrA gene encoding transcriptional regulator FtrA yields the protein MQPTPGLVAILAYDGLCTFEFGVAVEIFGLARPEFDFPWYEHRIVAVDDGPLRAMGGFQVLADGGMELLDTARTIIVPGWRSRSDPPPDALLQALRRAHARGARLLSICSGAFVLAATGLLDGLGATTHWRYTDELAEHYPAIAVDPDVLYVDSGQVITSAGSAAGIDACLHLVARDFGTQVANAVARRLVMATQRTGGQAQFIPSPVSRTPRSDLSGVMQWARERLHEPLGVRELASHAAMSERTFLRRFTEACGVSPKAWLQHERLARARELLESTEDNTDIIAQVCGYRSVESFRVAFRSVVGLAPSVYRERFGRG from the coding sequence ATGCAGCCCACCCCCGGCCTGGTTGCAATCCTCGCTTATGACGGCTTGTGCACCTTCGAATTTGGCGTCGCCGTGGAAATTTTCGGACTGGCACGGCCCGAGTTCGATTTCCCCTGGTATGAGCACCGCATCGTCGCCGTCGACGACGGGCCACTGCGCGCCATGGGCGGCTTCCAGGTATTGGCCGATGGCGGCATGGAGCTGCTCGACACAGCCCGGACCATTATCGTGCCGGGCTGGCGCAGCCGCAGCGATCCACCGCCCGATGCCCTGCTCCAGGCCCTGCGTCGCGCCCACGCCCGCGGTGCCCGCTTGCTGTCGATCTGCTCCGGGGCTTTCGTCCTGGCGGCCACCGGACTGCTCGATGGCTTGGGCGCGACGACGCACTGGCGCTACACCGACGAACTCGCCGAACACTACCCCGCCATTGCCGTAGACCCCGATGTGCTTTACGTCGATTCGGGCCAGGTCATCACCTCGGCTGGCAGCGCGGCAGGCATCGATGCCTGCCTGCATCTGGTGGCACGTGATTTCGGAACCCAAGTCGCCAACGCCGTGGCGCGTCGACTGGTCATGGCAACGCAGCGCACGGGCGGCCAGGCGCAATTCATTCCCTCGCCGGTCAGCCGAACACCGCGCAGCGACCTGTCCGGGGTCATGCAGTGGGCCCGCGAACGTCTGCATGAACCGCTGGGCGTGCGCGAACTGGCCAGCCATGCGGCCATGAGCGAACGGACCTTCCTGCGCCGCTTCACCGAGGCCTGTGGCGTGTCCCCCAAGGCTTGGCTGCAACATGAACGCCTGGCGCGGGCCCGGGAGTTGCTGGAAAGCACCGAGGACAACACCGACATCATCGCCCAGGTGTGCGGCTACCGTTCGGTGGAAAGCTTCCGCGTGGCGTTTCGCAGTGTGGTGGGGCTGGCGCCATCGGTGTATCGGGAGCGGTTTGGGCGGGGGTGA
- the cobF gene encoding precorrin-6A synthase (deacetylating) produces MKKLSVIGIGAGDPDHLTMQAVKALNLVDVFFLMDKGPAKDKLLDLRRDICRRYIVDHPYRFVETHSPERQRNDLDYTISVEALNRAKQDTFERLINEELSDGERGGFLVWGDPALYDSTLRILQAILDSGRCAFEYDVIPGITSVQALAARHKVPLNDIGGSLEITTGRRLAAGQLGDAGSVVVMLDAEDAYRQVSDPDTHIYWGAYVGTPGEQLIAGRLGDVADDIERTRKAARQVNGWIMDTYLLRKR; encoded by the coding sequence ATGAAGAAATTATCAGTGATCGGCATCGGCGCTGGCGATCCGGACCACCTGACGATGCAGGCGGTGAAGGCCCTGAACCTGGTGGATGTGTTTTTCCTGATGGACAAGGGGCCTGCCAAGGACAAGCTGCTGGACCTGCGGCGTGACATTTGCCGACGCTACATCGTCGACCATCCCTACCGTTTCGTCGAAACCCATAGCCCTGAGCGCCAGCGCAACGACTTGGACTACACGATCAGTGTCGAGGCACTGAATCGTGCGAAGCAGGACACTTTCGAAAGACTGATCAATGAAGAGTTGTCTGACGGGGAGCGCGGCGGTTTCCTGGTGTGGGGCGATCCGGCGCTGTACGACAGTACCCTGCGTATCCTGCAGGCGATCCTTGACTCGGGACGTTGTGCTTTTGAATACGACGTGATCCCTGGCATCACCAGCGTCCAGGCCCTCGCAGCACGACACAAGGTGCCGTTGAATGACATCGGTGGCTCGCTGGAAATCACCACGGGCCGCCGGCTGGCGGCGGGGCAACTGGGCGATGCGGGCAGCGTGGTGGTGATGCTCGACGCCGAAGATGCGTATCGCCAGGTGAGCGATCCCGATACCCATATTTACTGGGGCGCCTACGTGGGAACGCCGGGTGAGCAACTCATCGCCGGCCGGCTGGGCGACGTGGCCGACGACATCGAACGCACCCGCAAGGCGGCGCGGCAGGTCAATGGCTGGATCATGGATACTTATTTGTTGCGCAAGCGTTGA
- a CDS encoding histidine phosphatase family protein produces MQATRLTLMCHARTAAQKQARFGLDEPLDVAWLEKRAEIGREYRNVRGLLCGPELRTRQTAALLDNEPRLVQALADCDFGRWRGLSVDELLQTEPQQLQAWRDDPDAAPHGGESVSHLCRRVGDWLASLENTPGHWLAVTHPFVIRAALINVLGCPAAMVNRIDIEPLSVIDLRFNHVWRLRAQGPAREVLE; encoded by the coding sequence GTGCAAGCAACCCGCCTGACCCTGATGTGCCATGCGCGCACCGCCGCCCAGAAACAAGCACGCTTCGGGCTGGACGAACCGTTGGATGTGGCCTGGCTGGAGAAGCGTGCTGAGATAGGACGTGAATACCGGAACGTCCGCGGTCTGCTGTGCGGGCCGGAGCTGCGCACGCGCCAGACCGCCGCGTTGTTGGACAACGAGCCGCGGCTGGTACAAGCGTTGGCCGATTGTGACTTCGGTCGCTGGCGGGGATTGTCTGTCGATGAATTGCTCCAGACTGAGCCGCAACAGCTTCAAGCCTGGCGCGACGATCCGGATGCCGCGCCGCATGGTGGTGAATCCGTCTCCCACCTGTGTCGCCGTGTCGGCGACTGGCTGGCCTCCCTGGAAAATACACCGGGCCACTGGCTGGCCGTTACCCATCCGTTCGTAATCCGTGCGGCCTTGATCAATGTCCTCGGGTGTCCTGCCGCCATGGTCAACCGGATCGACATTGAACCGCTTTCTGTCATCGACCTGCGGTTCAACCACGTCTGGCGGTTACGCGCTCAGGGGCCTGCCAGGGAGGTGCTGGAATGA
- a CDS encoding N-formylglutamate amidohydrolase — protein MRESIECTEWGLYTKPAFRLLREDSEHPVLLVCEHASRFIPDALNELGLDETAAQEHIAWDIGALALAERLSETLGATLLSANYSRLLIDLNRPLHVADSIPAQSEIYQVPGNQSLDDATREYRQQCLFHPFHDQLRALIDQRLGENRTVRVVGIHSFTPVFYGQPRALEAGVLYGEARDYAQRIVDGLGRHSLRAAGNQPYKVSPLSDMTVPVHGDGRGLDSVLIEVRNDQLRSPESVQTWSAYLAPLL, from the coding sequence ATGCGTGAATCCATTGAATGTACCGAATGGGGTCTGTACACCAAGCCGGCGTTCCGATTGCTCCGGGAAGACTCCGAGCACCCCGTGCTGCTGGTTTGCGAACACGCCAGCCGCTTCATCCCAGACGCGCTGAACGAGCTGGGCCTGGATGAAACGGCCGCCCAGGAACATATTGCCTGGGACATTGGGGCCTTGGCCCTCGCCGAACGGCTGTCCGAAACCCTCGGAGCGACCCTGCTGTCGGCTAATTACTCGCGATTGTTGATCGACCTGAACCGCCCACTCCACGTCGCCGACAGCATTCCGGCACAAAGCGAGATCTATCAGGTTCCCGGTAACCAATCCCTGGACGACGCAACGCGCGAATATCGCCAACAGTGCCTCTTCCATCCATTTCATGATCAACTGCGGGCGTTGATCGACCAACGCCTGGGCGAAAACCGCACCGTGCGAGTGGTGGGTATCCACAGTTTCACACCGGTTTTCTATGGACAACCGCGCGCCCTCGAGGCCGGCGTGCTGTATGGCGAAGCCAGGGACTATGCCCAGCGCATCGTCGACGGCCTCGGGCGACATTCGTTGCGGGCGGCCGGTAACCAGCCCTACAAAGTCAGCCCCTTGAGCGACATGACAGTTCCGGTACATGGCGACGGCCGCGGCCTGGACTCAGTGCTGATCGAAGTACGCAATGACCAGTTGCGCAGTCCCGAGTCAGTGCAGACCTGGAGTGCCTATCTCGCTCCGCTGCTATAA